A stretch of Ischnura elegans chromosome 4, ioIscEleg1.1, whole genome shotgun sequence DNA encodes these proteins:
- the LOC124158202 gene encoding POU domain, class 3, transcription factor 3-like yields MQQPHYLHPMTHRSASPGHSDRSNGGAKYPHPPPPPQRSSALSSLSSAASGGGRRGGGGEGGAGAPQQEGGISVVGIGAGECFSSASPSDVAAPISTSLARRTGEDGLAGVHASASSASSSRAGNQRSSSSSSDLKRGHYYHHHHHHHHHGHHHGGGVAARVHSAGGEDPSGMSLNGVGAGGGVVATPGQPGGGGTPLQGGVEPGQTPSYKSYHHGHHHGGHHGHHHHGHHNGNGYHGNGGPGMVNGGGAVGSGQGSQRGSSSYAAYLDYNGYSETKYAYSVSGMPGTPAQASAAAAFFAR; encoded by the coding sequence ATGCAGCAGCCGCACTACCTCCACCCGATGACCCACCGCTCCGCATCTCCCGGTCACTCGGACAGGTCCAACGGCGGCGCAAAGTACCCTCACCCGCCGCCGCCTCCCCAGCGATCCTCGGCGCTCTCGTCGCTGTCTTCGGCCGCGAGCGGCGGCGGGCGGAGGGGGGGAGGCGGGGAGGGAGGGGCGGGGGCTCCGCAGCAGGAGGGGGGGATATCCGTGGTGGGGATCGGAGCGGGCGAATGTTTCTCCTCGGCTTCGCCGTCGGATGTGGCCGCGCCGATTTCCACCAGTCTCGCTCGACGCACGGGCGAGGACGGTTTGGCGGGCGTACACGCGTCTGCGTCATCTGCGTCTTCATCTCGCGCCGGCAACCAGAGGTCCTCCTCCTCGTCTTCGGATTTGAAACGCGGGCATTActaccatcaccaccaccaccatcatcacCACGGGCACCACCACGGAGGTGGCGTTGCAGCCAGGGTACACTCCGCTGGTGGTGAGGACCCTTCGGGCATGAGTCTGAACGGTGTTGGAGCGGGCGGGGGGGTCGTGGCGACCCCCGGTCAGCCCGGCGGCGGTGGGACCCCACTGCAAGGTGGTGTGGAGCCGGGGCAGACACCGTCGTATAAATCGTATCACCACGGTCATCACCACGGAGGTCACCACGGGCACCACCACCACGGTCACCACAACGGCAACGGGTACCATGGAAACGGAGGGCCCGGGATGGTGAACGGGGGTGGTGCCGTCGGCAGCGGTCAAGGGAGCCAGAGGGGTTCCTCCTCCTATGCCGCCTACCTGGACTACAACGGTTACTCCGAGACCAAGTACGCGTACAGCGTGAGCGGGATGCCGGGGACACCAGCGCAGGCCTCCGCCGCGGCTGCATTCTTCGCAAGGTGA